A window from Listeria seeligeri serovar 1/2b str. SLCC3954 encodes these proteins:
- the tuf gene encoding elongation factor Tu produces MAKEKFDRSKPHVNIGTIGHVDHGKTTLTAAITTVLAKKGFADAQAYDQIDGAPEERERGITISTAHVEYQTDTRHYAHVDCPGHADYVKNMITGAAQMDGAILVVSAADGPMPQTREHILLSRQVGVPYIVVFMNKCDMVDDEELLELVEMEIRDLLTEYEFPGDDIPVIKGSALKALQGEADWEAKIDELMEAVDSYIPTPERDTDKPFMMPVEDVFSITGRGTVATGRVERGQVKVGDEVEVIGIEEESKKVIVTGVEMFRKLLDYAEAGDNIGALLRGVAREDIQRGQVLAKPGSITPHTNFKAETYVLTKEEGGRHTPFFNNYRPQFYFRTTDVTGIVTLPEGTEMVMPGDNIELAVELIAPIAIEDGTKFSIREGGRTVGAGVVSNISK; encoded by the coding sequence ATGGCAAAAGAAAAATTTGACCGCTCTAAACCCCATGTTAACATTGGTACTATTGGACACGTTGACCATGGTAAAACTACTTTAACTGCTGCAATTACAACTGTACTTGCTAAAAAAGGCTTTGCTGATGCACAAGCTTATGACCAAATTGACGGTGCTCCAGAAGAAAGAGAACGTGGAATCACAATCTCTACTGCACACGTTGAGTACCAAACTGATACTCGTCACTATGCACACGTTGACTGCCCAGGACATGCCGATTACGTTAAAAACATGATCACTGGTGCTGCACAAATGGACGGAGCTATCTTAGTAGTATCTGCTGCTGATGGCCCAATGCCACAAACTCGTGAACATATCTTACTTTCACGTCAAGTTGGTGTTCCATACATCGTTGTATTCATGAACAAATGTGACATGGTTGACGATGAAGAATTACTTGAATTAGTTGAAATGGAAATTCGTGATCTATTAACTGAATATGAATTCCCTGGTGATGACATTCCTGTAATCAAAGGTTCAGCTCTTAAAGCACTTCAAGGTGAAGCTGACTGGGAAGCTAAAATTGACGAGTTAATGGAAGCTGTAGATTCTTACATTCCAACTCCAGAACGTGATACTGACAAACCATTCATGATGCCAGTTGAGGATGTATTCTCAATCACTGGTCGTGGAACTGTTGCAACTGGACGTGTTGAACGTGGACAAGTTAAAGTTGGTGACGAAGTAGAAGTTATCGGTATTGAAGAAGAAAGCAAAAAAGTAATAGTAACTGGAGTAGAAATGTTCCGTAAATTACTAGACTACGCTGAAGCTGGCGACAACATTGGCGCACTTCTACGTGGTGTTGCTCGTGAAGATATCCAACGTGGTCAAGTATTAGCTAAACCAGGTTCGATTACTCCACATACTAACTTCAAAGCTGAAACTTATGTTTTAACTAAAGAAGAAGGTGGACGTCACACTCCATTCTTCAACAACTACCGCCCACAATTCTATTTCCGTACTACTGACGTAACTGGTATTGTTACACTTCCAGAAGGTACTGAAATGGTAATGCCTGGTGATAACATTGAGCTTGCAGTTGAACTAATTGCACCAATCGCTATCGAAGACGGTACTAAATTCTCCATCCGTGAAGGTGGACGTACAGTAGGCGCTGGCGTTGTTTCTAACATCAGCAAATAA
- the fusA gene encoding elongation factor G yields the protein MAREFSLEKTRNIGIMAHIDAGKTTTTERILFYTGRIHKIGETHEGASQMDWMEQEQERGITITSAATTAQWKGYRVNIIDTPGHVDFTVEVERSLRVLDGAVAVLDAQSGVEPQTETVWRQATTYGVPRVVFVNKMDKIGADFLYSVGTLHDRLAANAHPIQLPIGAEDTFEGIIDLIEMNALYYEDDLGNDPHIKEIPADLKELADEYRGKLVEAVAELDEELMMKYLEGEEITKEELKAGIRKGTLDVEFYPVVCGTAFKNKGVQPMLDAVLDYLPAPTDVPAINGVLPDGEEAARHADDSEPFSSLAFKVMTDPYVGRLTFFRVYSGTLNSGSYVQNSTKGKRERVGRILQMHANHREEISIVYAGDIAAAVGLKDTTTGDTLCDEKDQIILESMEFPEPVIQVAIEPKSKADQDKMGQALAKLAEEDPTFRAETDQETGQTLISGMGELHLDILVDRMRREFRVEANVGDPQVSYRETFRKSAQVEGKFVRQSGGRGQYGHVWIEFGPNEEGKGFEFENAIVGGVVPREYIPAVQAGLEGALDNGVLAGYPLIDIKAKLYDGSYHDVDSNEMAFKVAASMALRNAAKKCDPVILEPMMAVEVVIPEEYLGDIMGNITSRRGRVDGMEARGNAQVVRAFVPLANMFGYATHLRSGTQGRGVYTMQFDHYEEVPKSIAEEIIKANGGNNKED from the coding sequence ATGGCTAGAGAGTTCTCCTTAGAAAAGACTCGTAATATTGGTATCATGGCCCACATTGATGCGGGTAAAACTACCACTACTGAACGTATCCTTTTCTATACAGGGCGTATTCACAAAATTGGTGAAACCCATGAAGGTGCTTCTCAAATGGACTGGATGGAGCAAGAGCAAGAACGTGGTATTACTATCACTTCTGCTGCGACAACAGCTCAGTGGAAAGGCTACCGAGTAAACATTATCGATACACCAGGACACGTAGACTTCACAGTTGAAGTTGAACGTTCGCTTCGTGTACTTGATGGTGCTGTTGCGGTTCTAGATGCACAATCTGGTGTAGAACCACAAACAGAAACAGTTTGGCGTCAAGCTACTACTTACGGGGTTCCTCGTGTAGTATTCGTCAACAAAATGGACAAAATCGGCGCAGATTTCCTATATTCTGTAGGTACTTTGCATGATCGTTTGGCTGCTAATGCGCATCCAATCCAACTCCCAATCGGGGCCGAAGATACATTTGAAGGTATCATTGACTTAATCGAAATGAACGCATTATATTACGAAGATGATTTAGGTAATGACCCTCATATTAAAGAAATTCCAGCTGATCTGAAAGAATTAGCAGACGAATACCGCGGTAAGTTAGTGGAAGCCGTTGCTGAACTTGACGAAGAGCTAATGATGAAATATCTAGAAGGCGAAGAAATTACAAAAGAAGAACTTAAAGCAGGTATCCGTAAAGGAACACTTGACGTTGAGTTTTATCCTGTAGTTTGTGGTACAGCATTCAAAAACAAAGGTGTTCAACCAATGTTAGATGCAGTACTTGATTACCTTCCAGCACCAACAGATGTTCCAGCTATTAACGGCGTATTGCCTGATGGAGAAGAAGCTGCTCGTCACGCTGATGATTCAGAACCATTCTCTTCCCTAGCATTCAAAGTTATGACTGACCCTTATGTTGGACGCTTAACTTTCTTCCGTGTTTATTCCGGTACTTTGAACTCAGGTTCTTATGTACAAAACTCGACTAAAGGTAAACGTGAACGTGTTGGACGTATCCTTCAAATGCATGCTAATCACCGTGAAGAGATTTCGATCGTATACGCTGGTGATATCGCTGCTGCTGTTGGCCTTAAAGATACAACTACTGGGGACACTTTATGTGATGAAAAAGATCAAATTATCTTAGAATCCATGGAATTCCCAGAACCAGTTATCCAAGTAGCTATCGAACCTAAATCGAAAGCTGACCAAGATAAAATGGGGCAAGCTCTTGCGAAACTAGCGGAAGAAGATCCAACTTTCCGTGCTGAAACTGACCAAGAAACTGGCCAAACACTTATCTCCGGTATGGGTGAACTTCACCTTGACATCCTTGTTGACCGTATGAGACGTGAATTCCGCGTTGAAGCTAACGTTGGTGATCCACAAGTTTCTTATCGTGAAACATTCCGTAAATCTGCTCAAGTTGAAGGTAAATTCGTACGTCAATCTGGTGGACGTGGACAATACGGTCACGTTTGGATTGAATTCGGACCAAACGAAGAAGGTAAAGGATTTGAATTTGAAAATGCAATCGTTGGTGGGGTTGTTCCACGTGAATACATCCCAGCTGTACAAGCAGGTCTTGAAGGCGCACTAGATAATGGTGTACTTGCAGGATATCCACTGATTGACATCAAAGCAAAACTTTACGACGGATCTTACCATGACGTCGATTCCAATGAAATGGCCTTCAAAGTGGCTGCTTCAATGGCATTACGTAATGCTGCTAAGAAATGTGACCCTGTAATCCTTGAGCCAATGATGGCTGTAGAGGTTGTTATCCCAGAAGAATATCTTGGTGATATCATGGGTAATATTACTTCCCGTCGTGGTCGTGTAGATGGTATGGAAGCTCGCGGTAACGCTCAAGTTGTTCGCGCATTTGTACCACTTGCAAATATGTTTGGTTATGCAACTCACCTTCGTTCAGGTACGCAAGGTCGTGGTGTATACACTATGCAATTTGACCACTATGAAGAAGTTCCTAAATCTATTGCTGAAGAAATCATTAAAGCTAACGGTGGAAACAACAAAGAAGATTAA
- the rpsG gene encoding 30S ribosomal protein S7, with translation MPRKGPVTKRDVLPDPIYNSKLVTRLINKMMVDGKRGKSQAILYSAFDIIAQETGKDPMEVFEQAMKNIMPLLEVKARRVGGANYQVPIEVRTDRRSTLGLRWLVNYARLRGEKTMEVRVAREIMDAANNTGASVKKREDTHKMADANRAFAHYRW, from the coding sequence ATGCCTCGTAAAGGTCCTGTTACTAAACGTGACGTGTTACCAGATCCGATTTATAATTCGAAACTAGTAACTCGTTTAATCAATAAAATGATGGTTGACGGAAAACGTGGAAAGTCTCAAGCTATCCTGTATTCCGCATTCGATATCATTGCACAAGAAACTGGTAAAGATCCAATGGAAGTATTTGAACAAGCAATGAAAAATATCATGCCACTTCTTGAAGTTAAAGCTCGCCGTGTAGGTGGTGCTAACTATCAAGTGCCTATCGAAGTACGTACTGACCGTCGTTCTACTCTTGGTCTTCGTTGGTTAGTAAATTATGCTCGCCTTCGTGGAGAAAAAACAATGGAAGTACGTGTTGCTCGCGAAATCATGGATGCTGCCAATAATACTGGTGCTTCTGTTAAGAAACGCGAAGATACACACAAAATGGCTGATGCTAACAGAGCGTTCGCTCACTATCGTTGGTAA
- the rpsL gene encoding 30S ribosomal protein S12: protein MPTINQLVRKPRQSKIKKSTSPALNKGLNSFKRELTDVNSPQKRGVCTRVGTMTPKKPNSALRKYARVRLSNGIEVTAYIPGIGHNLQEHSVVLIRGGRVKDLPGVRYHIVRGALDTAGVENRGQSRSKYGTKKPKK, encoded by the coding sequence ATGCCTACAATTAACCAATTAGTACGCAAACCTCGTCAATCTAAAATTAAAAAATCTACATCACCTGCTTTGAACAAGGGCCTGAACAGTTTTAAAAGAGAACTAACTGACGTTAACTCTCCGCAAAAACGTGGCGTATGTACTCGTGTTGGTACCATGACTCCTAAAAAACCTAACTCGGCGCTTCGTAAATATGCCCGTGTACGTTTGAGTAATGGTATTGAAGTAACAGCTTACATTCCTGGTATTGGTCACAACTTACAAGAACATAGTGTTGTTCTTATTCGTGGTGGACGTGTAAAAGATTTACCAGGGGTACGTTATCATATCGTTCGTGGAGCGCTTGATACAGCTGGTGTTGAAAATAGAGGACAAAGCCGTTCTAAATACGGTACGAAAAAACCTAAAAAATAA
- a CDS encoding deoxyguanosinetriphosphate triphosphohydrolase, translating into MKWDKLLNDKRRRESGVTRSKNTDVRSAFENDFQRIVMSASFRRLQDKTQVFPLEKSDFVRTRLTHSMEVSTIAKSMGNMVTHTIKEEKLDEDFTKDHAEKIPEILACAGLLHDMGNPPFGHFGEESIREWFRDNLATITYKNKSLAEILTPQMKEDFYYFEGNAQVLRVVSKLHYLFDQYGLNLTFATLNAVIKYPVSSLKVNKNQIKSKKLGYFYADESLFNEITTATEALDNRHPLTYLLEVADDIAYLNADLEDGVKKGIVNIKQILKGFEEVEEHNKVTAACYSELKKKSERYEGQEESFIVQQWLASNVRGQLINRSLEVFYANYEAIMAGTFNDSLIDASEAEQLVQILQSLSFTYIYQDKGIVESEIAGNEIISKLLETFIPAVIYYDSETPERQTAKDKRLLTLISDNYLGCYRKNAEGESETMKLYLRLLLVTDFICGMTDSYAKDLYQRLNGLS; encoded by the coding sequence ATGAAATGGGATAAACTTTTAAACGATAAACGCCGCCGTGAATCAGGTGTAACTCGCTCTAAAAACACCGACGTACGTAGCGCTTTTGAAAACGACTTTCAGCGCATCGTCATGAGTGCATCATTTCGTCGCTTACAAGATAAAACCCAAGTATTTCCACTAGAAAAAAGTGATTTTGTCCGAACTCGGCTGACACATTCTATGGAAGTAAGTACAATTGCAAAATCCATGGGAAACATGGTGACACACACAATTAAAGAAGAAAAACTAGATGAAGATTTCACGAAAGACCACGCGGAGAAAATCCCTGAAATCCTTGCATGTGCGGGACTTTTACACGATATGGGAAATCCGCCATTCGGTCATTTTGGCGAAGAAAGTATTCGCGAATGGTTCAGGGATAACCTAGCAACAATCACATACAAAAATAAAAGCTTGGCCGAAATCCTCACACCGCAAATGAAAGAAGACTTTTACTACTTTGAAGGTAACGCACAAGTGCTTCGAGTGGTATCCAAACTACACTATCTTTTCGATCAATATGGCTTAAATTTAACCTTCGCAACACTAAATGCGGTCATAAAATACCCAGTTTCTTCCTTAAAAGTAAATAAAAACCAAATCAAAAGTAAAAAACTAGGCTATTTTTATGCAGATGAATCACTATTTAATGAAATAACTACTGCAACCGAAGCGCTTGATAATCGTCATCCGCTAACTTATTTACTCGAGGTTGCAGATGATATCGCCTATCTCAATGCTGACTTAGAAGACGGCGTAAAAAAAGGCATCGTCAATATTAAGCAAATTTTGAAAGGCTTTGAAGAAGTAGAAGAGCACAATAAAGTCACCGCTGCATGTTACAGTGAACTCAAGAAAAAAAGCGAACGCTACGAAGGACAAGAAGAAAGCTTCATCGTGCAACAGTGGCTAGCTTCCAACGTCCGCGGTCAATTAATCAATCGCTCACTCGAAGTATTTTACGCAAATTATGAAGCAATAATGGCCGGAACTTTCAACGATTCGCTAATTGACGCTTCTGAGGCCGAACAGCTTGTTCAAATCTTACAAAGCCTTTCCTTCACGTATATTTACCAAGACAAAGGCATCGTTGAATCTGAAATCGCTGGCAACGAAATTATCTCCAAACTACTTGAAACCTTCATTCCCGCAGTCATTTATTACGACAGCGAAACCCCAGAACGCCAAACAGCCAAAGACAAACGCCTACTAACTTTGATTTCCGATAACTATCTAGGTTGCTACCGCAAAAATGCAGAAGGCGAGAGCGAAACGATGAAACTTTATCTCCGCCTGCTACTCGTAACAGATTTCATTTGTGGAATGACCGACAGCTACGCGAAAGATTTATATCAACGGTTGAATGGACTAAGTTAA
- a CDS encoding GNAT family N-acetyltransferase, translating into MAQLTFRNGTEKDTQLILRFITELATHEGIERDVVATEDSLQHALFKEKSAEVIIAEYQEKPIGFALFFHNFSTLLGKKGLYLEDLYIIPEMRGKGFGTQFFAHLSKLALARDCGRFEWWCLNENKSGMDFYEKIGAEQMSEWTVHRLSKTEMEKLSKPIKDVK; encoded by the coding sequence ATGGCACAACTAACATTTCGAAACGGGACAGAAAAAGATACGCAGTTAATTCTTCGTTTTATTACAGAACTTGCAACTCATGAAGGTATTGAAAGAGATGTAGTAGCAACGGAAGATAGCTTACAACATGCGCTTTTTAAAGAGAAATCAGCCGAAGTAATTATCGCCGAATATCAAGAAAAGCCAATTGGTTTTGCGCTCTTTTTTCATAATTTTTCCACATTACTTGGTAAAAAAGGCCTCTATTTAGAAGACCTCTACATCATCCCAGAAATGCGCGGCAAAGGTTTTGGAACACAATTTTTTGCACATCTTTCTAAATTAGCATTAGCACGAGACTGCGGAAGATTTGAATGGTGGTGCCTAAATGAAAATAAATCTGGTATGGATTTTTATGAAAAAATCGGTGCGGAACAAATGTCAGAATGGACCGTACATAGACTTTCCAAAACTGAAATGGAAAAACTAAGCAAACCTATAAAGGACGTGAAATAA
- the rpe gene encoding ribulose-phosphate 3-epimerase, which yields MTFVAPSLLAADYMNMANSIKEAELAGSDYLHIDVMDGHFVPNLTFGIDMVEQIGKTATIPLDVHLMLANPENYIEKFAAAGAHIISVHIEAAPHIHRVIQQIKQAGCKAGVVLNPGTPASVLDAILGDVDLVLQMTVNPGFGGQAFIDSTIENMRYLDNWRRKNRGSYVIEVDGGVNAETAEKCKQAGVDVLVAGSYFFGAEDKVACVQGLKQ from the coding sequence ATGACTTTCGTAGCGCCGTCTCTACTTGCAGCCGACTATATGAATATGGCAAATTCCATTAAAGAAGCAGAACTTGCAGGGTCTGACTACCTTCATATTGATGTCATGGACGGTCATTTTGTCCCCAATCTAACCTTTGGGATTGACATGGTTGAGCAAATTGGCAAAACAGCGACCATTCCGCTTGATGTTCACTTAATGCTCGCAAATCCAGAAAACTATATTGAAAAATTTGCAGCGGCGGGAGCGCACATTATTTCCGTGCATATTGAAGCAGCCCCGCACATCCACCGTGTCATTCAACAAATCAAACAAGCTGGTTGTAAAGCGGGAGTAGTACTTAACCCCGGAACTCCAGCAAGCGTGTTAGATGCCATTTTAGGTGATGTTGATTTAGTCTTACAAATGACAGTAAATCCTGGATTTGGCGGACAAGCATTTATTGATTCCACCATTGAAAATATGCGTTATCTCGATAACTGGCGCCGGAAAAATCGCGGAAGCTACGTTATCGAAGTAGATGGCGGAGTAAATGCCGAAACCGCAGAAAAATGTAAACAAGCAGGCGTGGATGTCCTTGTTGCTGGATCTTATTTCTTTGGTGCAGAAGATAAAGTTGCATGTGTTCAAGGGTTAAAACAATAA
- the tkt gene encoding transketolase → MKKTLDRQAVDTIRSLSIDMIEKANSGHPGMPMGAAPMAYMLFAKHLVFNPANPEWFNRDRFVLSAGHGSALLYSMLHLFGYDVKMEDLKSFRQLDSLTPGHPEFGWTAGVDATSGPLGQGIGMAAGMALAESHLAAQYNQPNYPIVDHYTYAICGDGDLMEGVASETASLAGHLGLGKLIVLYDSNDICLDGDLSATFSENAADRFRAYGWQVLRVEDGNNLAAIQEKIVQAKLETSKPTLIEVKTVIGYGAPTKSGSSASHGAPLGEKEARGAKEHYDWTEEPFTVPTEVRDYLRNYKARGEKLEGAWNTMLTNYKKEFPELASQLDRVLAGEVAADWNANLPTFEAGASIATRSASGKMINAIAAELPEIFGGSADLGCSNKTFIDASPAYSKADPAGKNIWFGVREFAMGAMLNGMALHSGLRVFGSTFFVFSDYVRPAMRMAALMQLPVTYVFTHDSIAVGEDGPTHEPIEHLASLRAMPGLTVIRPADAKETRAAWELAATNTAGPIALVLSRQDLPVLENNQAEVDAGVEKGAYVVAPASNAQPDAIIIATGSEVSLAIEAKKELAKREVDVSVVSLSSWERFEKTSADYKESILPKEVTARFAIEAGTTFGWKEFIGSEGDMLGIDHFGASAPAKDLFNAYGFTAENVANRVEAVITKAGVRV, encoded by the coding sequence TTGAAAAAAACATTAGACAGACAAGCAGTAGACACGATTCGTTCGTTATCAATTGATATGATTGAGAAAGCAAATTCAGGACATCCAGGAATGCCAATGGGTGCAGCGCCAATGGCTTATATGCTATTTGCAAAACATTTAGTATTTAATCCAGCAAATCCAGAATGGTTTAACCGTGATCGTTTTGTTTTATCAGCGGGACATGGTTCAGCGCTACTTTATAGTATGCTTCATTTATTTGGTTATGATGTAAAAATGGAAGATTTAAAGTCATTTCGTCAATTAGACAGCTTAACACCAGGACATCCAGAATTTGGTTGGACAGCAGGTGTTGATGCAACAAGTGGACCCCTCGGCCAAGGCATTGGTATGGCTGCTGGAATGGCACTGGCGGAGTCTCATTTAGCAGCCCAGTACAACCAACCTAATTATCCAATTGTGGACCATTATACTTATGCAATTTGTGGTGACGGCGATTTAATGGAAGGTGTAGCATCAGAAACAGCGTCACTTGCCGGACACCTTGGACTAGGAAAATTAATTGTTTTATATGATTCCAATGATATTTGTTTAGATGGCGACCTGAGTGCTACTTTTAGTGAAAATGCCGCAGATCGTTTCCGTGCATACGGCTGGCAAGTGCTTCGCGTGGAAGATGGTAATAACTTAGCTGCTATCCAAGAAAAAATTGTCCAAGCAAAATTAGAAACTTCGAAGCCAACGCTAATTGAAGTGAAAACAGTCATCGGCTACGGCGCGCCAACTAAATCGGGCAGCTCTGCAAGTCACGGAGCTCCACTTGGAGAAAAAGAAGCGCGCGGTGCTAAGGAACATTATGACTGGACAGAAGAACCATTTACAGTACCAACTGAAGTTCGCGATTACTTAAGAAATTACAAAGCTCGCGGTGAAAAATTAGAGGGCGCTTGGAATACGATGCTAACTAATTACAAAAAAGAATTCCCAGAACTTGCAAGCCAATTAGACCGCGTTTTAGCAGGGGAAGTAGCAGCAGACTGGAATGCTAATTTGCCAACTTTTGAAGCTGGAGCAAGTATTGCAACTCGTTCTGCATCTGGAAAAATGATTAACGCAATTGCGGCTGAATTACCAGAAATTTTCGGAGGTTCCGCTGACCTAGGTTGCTCTAATAAAACATTTATTGATGCTAGTCCAGCATATAGCAAAGCAGATCCAGCCGGCAAAAATATTTGGTTTGGGGTACGTGAATTTGCAATGGGGGCAATGTTAAACGGAATGGCCTTGCATAGCGGTTTACGCGTGTTTGGCTCCACCTTCTTCGTTTTCTCGGATTATGTTCGCCCAGCAATGCGGATGGCGGCGCTTATGCAACTTCCAGTAACTTATGTATTCACGCATGATAGTATCGCAGTTGGAGAAGACGGCCCAACCCATGAACCAATCGAACATTTAGCCTCGCTTCGTGCTATGCCAGGGCTTACCGTGATTCGTCCGGCTGATGCAAAAGAAACACGTGCTGCTTGGGAACTTGCTGCTACAAATACAGCTGGACCAATTGCACTTGTTTTATCCCGTCAAGACTTACCGGTGCTTGAAAATAATCAAGCCGAAGTAGACGCAGGGGTAGAAAAAGGAGCTTATGTAGTTGCTCCGGCAAGTAATGCGCAACCAGATGCTATTATTATCGCCACTGGCTCGGAAGTATCGCTTGCTATTGAAGCGAAGAAAGAACTAGCGAAAAGAGAAGTAGATGTGTCCGTTGTTAGTTTATCCAGCTGGGAACGCTTTGAAAAAACCAGCGCAGACTATAAAGAAAGTATTTTACCAAAAGAAGTGACAGCTAGATTCGCAATTGAAGCCGGAACTACATTTGGTTGGAAAGAGTTTATCGGTTCAGAAGGCGATATGTTAGGAATTGACCACTTCGGCGCATCAGCACCAGCAAAAGACTTGTTTAATGCTTATGGTTTCACAGCAGAAAATGTCGCTAATCGTGTAGAGGCTGTAATTACGAAAGCCGGTGTGCGCGTATGA
- a CDS encoding ribulose-phosphate 3-epimerase has product MRKIAASIMCADQLHLGDELKRLESAGVELLHCDVMDGVYVNNLALGPEYLEIVRNNTEIPLDIHLATITPLKYIDMFGPVKPEYISFHVEVADDVTEVIRKIRSYNIKPSIAINPETPIEAIYPYLNDVEMVLMMTVNPGFAGQKFQTDVLQKLRDLKAKLAGKVHVPLIEVDGNINKETVGLMRDCLPDIYVLGTSALFHDRDKTSYSERLVHIWSDVEKHV; this is encoded by the coding sequence ATGAGGAAAATAGCCGCTTCAATTATGTGTGCTGATCAACTACATTTAGGAGATGAACTTAAGCGTCTTGAATCAGCTGGCGTGGAACTACTACACTGTGATGTGATGGACGGTGTATATGTGAATAATCTTGCACTTGGTCCTGAATATTTGGAAATAGTGCGAAATAACACAGAAATTCCGTTAGACATACATTTAGCGACAATTACCCCACTTAAATATATTGATATGTTTGGCCCAGTGAAGCCAGAATACATTTCTTTTCACGTAGAAGTGGCGGACGATGTAACAGAAGTGATCAGGAAAATCCGTTCTTATAATATCAAACCTTCCATTGCAATTAATCCAGAAACACCCATCGAAGCAATTTATCCTTATTTAAATGATGTGGAAATGGTGTTGATGATGACGGTAAATCCCGGTTTTGCAGGACAAAAGTTTCAAACAGATGTGCTTCAAAAATTGCGGGACTTAAAAGCAAAATTAGCTGGAAAAGTCCATGTGCCATTAATCGAAGTAGATGGCAACATTAATAAAGAAACAGTAGGCTTGATGCGCGACTGTTTACCAGATATTTATGTGTTAGGAACATCGGCACTATTTCACGACCGAGATAAAACAAGTTACTCAGAAAGACTTGTACACATTTGGTCTGACGTAGAAAAACATGTGTAA
- the rpiB gene encoding ribose 5-phosphate isomerase B produces MKLTIGCDHGGRRLKDAIVKHLREKDIEVVDIGTYTDDSVDFPSYAEEVANQVVSGQSELGILCCGTGIGMSIAANKVDGIRAAVVSDTFSARATREHNNSNILCLGERVIGEGLALLIVDTWLEATFAGDRHKRRLDKITELERK; encoded by the coding sequence ATGAAATTAACAATTGGTTGTGACCACGGCGGACGTAGACTAAAAGATGCCATTGTGAAACATTTACGCGAAAAAGATATCGAAGTTGTTGATATTGGAACATATACGGATGATAGTGTCGATTTTCCATCTTATGCAGAAGAGGTTGCCAATCAAGTAGTTAGCGGACAATCGGAACTTGGGATTTTATGCTGTGGAACTGGGATTGGGATGAGTATTGCGGCTAACAAAGTCGACGGAATCCGTGCAGCAGTTGTTTCTGATACTTTTTCAGCGCGTGCTACTCGTGAACATAATAATAGCAACATTCTCTGTCTAGGCGAGCGCGTAATTGGCGAAGGATTGGCGCTTTTAATTGTTGATACTTGGCTTGAGGCAACTTTTGCTGGAGACCGTCATAAACGTCGCTTAGATAAAATTACTGAACTTGAAAGAAAGTGA